GAAGATCGTAGTTTTGTGCCGATTCGAAGAAACTCAGGTCTAATGTATATGCCTGGGACACCAATTCGTTTGACAAGTATATTGTTACACTCTCTTGAAGAGTATACCGTGTATAGGTAGATATCTTTCTTGACAAATTATAGAAGATAAGAATTATAAAAAGTAAGCCAATTAGAAAATATGCGAGGTACATACTTTTTCCTGATATAAAATTATCTATTATAATTTTAGTTATGTATGCCGTTGCTGCAGGAGTAATACCTTGTATTATAGAACTAATAACCATGCCGATTAAGTCTTTTGAACTAACTCTCCATAGTAAGGATACGATCTCAGATAAACTAGTCTTTCTTATATCAACCACCTCGAATTCAATCTGCAAATTCTTCTAGTGAGTATTGCAAACTAAAATGCTTGATGTCCCGATCACACTATCTATAAATCCCATGCTTTCATTAGTCATAGCTTTTCGCATAAAACCTTGTACCAAGTCTACTAATTCTGTCAACGTTCTTTCCAACTTATCATTTGGATATTCTATATCTAGACCAATCTTTAAAGCCTCAGTACGGGTAATAGCATGATTATGCGTGTGGTAGCCATTAACTAAACTATTCGCAATTTCAAACGCTCTGTCAATAGTCATGTCCACATTATTAATTTGTAGGTATTCAACTATCTTCCCTAAAATATATTTCTCGGCTCTATAAAAATACGATAATGTTGTTGGAAATATATGCGTAACAATTTGGTTCAAGATTTCAATCGATTGATCAGGATTTACACCAAACCACTCCCTCGACATATTAATATACGATTTAATATCAGCAGATGATATAATGGACGGTACGTTTGTTTGAATAGATTCGGATGAAATCTGTGGATCTAATGGACCTAACTCCGCAAGACGTCCTAATAATAATCTAGAGCTGGCAAGACATATTAAAGTTCCGGAAGACATAGCTTTGTAGGGTACAAAAACATTAAATCTTTGGAAGTATTCCTGTAGAGTCTCTATAAATCTTACCGTTGCTGAAATGTTTCCTCCATAAGTATGTATTACTAGAAAGGTTTCACGTTTTGAATCGAATTCGTTACTCTTCAAACAATTATACAAGTTAAAATAGTCGGAGCCATCTATCCTTTTAGAACTGTGGTCATTACATATATACAAAATCAGGTTAATGTTTTCTGCCTGCTCAATATCCGATATCAAATTAACAATACTATCCATAACTAAATCTTGCGACTACCATTAGAAGGGGTTTTTCCTTCTATTAGGCAGCGTGTCATTGCATCTGCCATAAGTAATTCGGGCACACGCTCCTCTATAAATAAAAACTGTCCGCCTGGATTGTTTTCAAGGAAAATATATGTATCGTCGGGAGTAACTATAAAATCTAATGCACTATAATTAAGCCCATAACTTTTCACAAAATTCAAACACCTCGCCTCAAAATCTTCACTCAAACTTGCCTTCTTATAAGGAATAGTTACGCTATAGTCCCTCCAGTCCAGTTTCGTTTCTTCCCTTTCTTGTGAATGGATTTCTGCGGCAAAAACTTCATCACCTATCACTGTTATCCTAAGTTCATATTTCTTATGAATCAACTCCTGTAAAAGACAGGGAACAAAACTTACAGAGTCTAATACGTCTTCGTTGTTGCATGTTATTAGGGTGGTTTTTGCTACTAAGTGGTCTTTTGTTAAAACTTTTTCTTCATTATACTCTCCAGTCTGTACTAATGGATTGGAAAGGGTTTTATAGATGATTTCGTTACGGTGTGAACGCAAAAATTCTCGTGCTTTTGAAGGATTAGCAGTTATAACAGTATCTGGTATATTAAAACCGAATTTCCTAGCTCTTTCTAATTGTTCTACTTTATAATCAGCTGCTCTCATTCTTAAGGGGTGGTCCACCCAATAACAGTCAAGTGTAGACCATAGACCATGCATCAAACTGTTAAATTCTCGATTCGCAAATTTCTTTTCATCTTCACTAAAATGTGCTGGGTGGTGTATCTCATTTGGCTTTCTCCACCACACTGATGTAATTTGATTAGAAACAATGTTACGTAAGTTAATATTATTAGATATGCTGAATTCAAACTTGTTCTCATCGTATTGAGCCTCGATTTGTGTGTTTAACGCTAGATCTTCAGTATTTATTCGGGTCACATCATGTCCGCATAGCTGTATACGGGAAATAATGATGTCCGCAGTTAAGTCAAATTGACTGGTGTAAACCACTATAGACTTGTTTTTCACGATTGAACCTCACGGGGGCACTTTATACATATCCTAAGAAATTTAAGGATATAGATGATATCCGTTTGTTCAGAACAAAAATCTTGATATACAACTTATGCAAAAGGATACACAAGCAGCAAATTTACAAACTACCCGTTAGAACTCAAGATAAACATCACCAGAACACGGTAATACAGATTTGATCAGTAGTCTTTCAAATACTATAGATTGAGGGTGCGCCATTGGTGCACCCTCAATCTGAGTATCTTTACACATATAACTAGTCTTTTAGCCTAGTTAAATCAAATCGCACTCGGGTAACTGAAACTTACAGTCAAGCAGGGACGAACTATGTGCAGAGTGGTCAATATTTATGTCTGAGTATCCATCTGTGCTGTGTCAAACTGATTCCCACAATAAATGAATATGGTTGTGCCACCGCCACCATAGCTAGGTGGATCCCCATATTGAGCCTGGACATCCGATGAGCCGATCCACATCTGCTTATGCTGATCATATTCACCGGATGCATTATGCCAGTTTGCTTCAGAAGGAGCTACAGCAACTTTAAACCCTAATGGCCTAGTAGTCATCATTCAACCTCCACGAGAAATACTGTGTCGCCGTCTAACAATGTGCCAGCGCCAAATCATTCCGTTAGTAAGATCTTTGTACCTCCTGATCCATATAGGATATGCCTATGCACACCAAAATCAATCTATAGATTCAAGATCTAAATATTAGGTTAAATCTTAGTCCTTTGCTGAATGCAAGGCAGGATAGCGTCCAGCACGCAAATGAATGATCCTCAATAAGGTTCCTATACTGTTGATACCTACGTAAGTTGGAGAAAGATTAGACTAAGGCATAACACAAGTTGAGCAGCCTGAGCTTCTGTTCAGGCTGGGCGTGGTGATCAGCAGGAGCCAGCACGGTGCTCGGAGGTGTCTTGACCGGTGCAGTTGCTGCAAAGGATGTTCTCGCCGTGGTGCCGAGTGTTCCAGCACTTCCAGATTGGTAGCCCGCTGAGCCGGTTTGGGGTGGCATTCGTCCTCGGAGAGTAAGACTCGTTGACCTCCGGGGTACTGGAGTTTGTCGAACTGCTGAAAAGGCGCGGGCTGCGAATACGAGTGTGGCGGCATGCCGGGAGCACGATGTGCCGAAGGGCTGGCAGCGTATCAGGGTGGAAGCCCTGGAATGAATCAACGGCGTGGGCGATTGAGGCTGTTCCAACTAGACAGACACCGCGGCAAGTATGTGGTTCGTGCCCAGTCCCTGATCGAGGAGAAGGCAGCGGGGTGCCGCACGGACCTGACTACTGTTCAAAACGTGAAAGGTGACGGGAAAAGCCGGCTCCTGTAGCGTGTTTCTGCGATGAAGACACGTCAGAGCCGGCCCCCTCACGATCCCCTACAGACCGCGATCCCTTTGCTGAGGCGTGGGAACCCTTGGTTTGCGTTCCCGCTGGATGCTCGTCGACTGACGGTCTTGAGCGCCTTGGTGCTCTCGATGATCCAGGCCCGCAGCGTCGTGCTTTTCACGTTGAAAAACCACGTTGCGTTGTCTGGCAGCCGAGCCACGCGGTCTCAATGTCTGCTGCGGTTCGTCCGCTTTCAACGGCCGGATGGGCTCTTCGCCCGCGTTGCGTTGTCCTGCCTGCCGCCCGGCGACCTTGATCTCATCCTTGACCGCACGAACTGGAAACTCGGCACCCGAGACGTCAATATCCTGCTGCTGTCCGCCGTCTGGAACGGGTTCAGTCTGCCGTTGATGTGGTCATTGTTGCCCCATGGTGGGGCGAGTTCGCAGGTGATCCGAGAAGCGCTCATGGAGCGCTTCCTGAAGGCGTGTCCGAATCGCCGCATCAGCGGTCTGCTGGCAGACCGGGAATTCATCGGTACCGCGTGGTTCACGTATCTCCAGCGCCTTGACATCGACCCGTGTATCCGTCTGACCGCGACCACCGTGGTGGGCACCGGCAAGATGCCGGTGTGGGCGTGCTTCAAACAGATGCAACCAGGCGCGGTGCGCTTCTGGCACCACGCGCGAAAGGTCTATGGCGTTTCCCTGCTTGTGGCCGCGACCTGCAACCCAGCAGGCGAGGTGTTGTATCTCGCGTATCGCGGGCAAGCAGGGAAGAATCTTGCGAGAGATGCCCGCCGTTGGCAGGCAGAGAACCTGCACGCAGCGCTCAAAACGCGCGGATTTCACTTGGAAGACACGGGGTTGACCCAGGCAGAACGGGTGTCGACGCTCCTGACGGCCGTGTCGATCACGTTTATTTGGGCGTGCCTCACAGGAGAAATTCAAGCCACCGAACACACGGTTCGGCGCAAAAAGCACGGACACCTCCAGGTGTCCGTCTTCCGCCTTGGGTTGGATCATCTGCAGGACCTGCTCGCGCATCCATCAAGATCGTCCTGGAGCACGTTGGAAGCCCTCATAGCCTGTTTTGAATAGTAGTCGGCGCACGGACCTGAAGGCCAATCAGGACGTCCAGTGGGTGTTGAGCTTGGCGCTCGGCCGTTTCCCCTACGCTTTTGATCGTGGCGTACCGTTCGCGCCCCGCTGCGTCGTATCTGATTACCGGATAGTGTTGGGACGGTCAGCGAGTTATTGATCTCCGCGAAGGTTGGCGACGCTTTTTGCTGTTTGCAGGGTGATGCAGAAGCGCCCTTCCACATGATGGCGGCGCCGCTGTTCTCATCATCCGAATTTTAGACGTCGTCGACTTCTGCCAAGATCAATACTGGTAGTCCGTTGACTCTTCGACGAAACACCGTCCAGCACGGGGAGAACAAGGATCGGCGGAAGATGCTGTAAATGACGTGTGGGACGTGTCCCTCGGAGAAGTCAACGGACTACCAATACTTCCAGAAATTCTGAACGTCCGCCGACGTAGGGAACATGTGGGTCACCTTCGACAGCCCCACCATTCCTACTTCTCTTAAGTGTTCATCAGCAAGACGTCAATAGACACCCTGCGGATGGTGGCGTGAGTCTAAAAGGTAGGCGGCTTCATTCTTTGTCCCGCTAACCTGGCCCTTAAGACTCCATCATCTGCTCCATCTTACTATTGACTTTGAGGCATGACGACTTTAGTATTGGTACCAACACCCATATGTAACGTTTACACCGTCCCGGCCTTCAGATATCTCATGGACGGCGACGGCAGCGAGGTCATTCCTTTATGCCATTTCACAGGAGATCGAGCCGTGACAGATACCGAAGCATCTTCCACCAAAGCTGGATCGCGTAATGCAGGTATTCGTGAAGTGGCACGACAGGCGGGTGTATCGATTGCCACGGTATCGCGAGTATTTAACAATGCGGAAGTTGTTAATAGTGAGACTCGTGAGCGTATCGTGGCACTGGCGAGCTCACTCGGTTATGAGCCCAGCGCGCTAGGACGCAATCTAGTGCGTGGACGCAGCTATTTGATCGGGCTAATCGTGCCGAACGTGTCGTTTCCCCTGTACGGTGCGATGATTCACGGTATTGAAGACGTGTTGGGTAGGCACGGCATGAGCGTGCTGTTAGCGAGTAGTCACGACGCCGCCGCCACCGAAGTACGGGCAGCTCAGAACATCCTTCGGCACGCGGTTGACGGCGGAATCGTCATCAATTCGATAGTGGGCGATGCCCTGCCCACCCAGCGCCAGTTAGGCTGGGTGCACGTGACGCCCGAGCCAGCGGGCCTTCCTTGTCGGGTGGAACTCGATAACGAGGAGGGCGGGCGACTGGCGGCTCTTGAATTACTGCGAACCGGTCGCCAACATTTCGCCTATGTTGGAGCGAAAGGCCGTGAAAGTGCTGACCGCGAGCGAGGCTTCGCGCTCACACTCCGCAAGATGGGCTTTGACTATCGCCGTTTCGAGGGCGATTACTCAGAAGAGTCTGGGATGCGGGCCAGTGCAGAGCTGTTGGCAGGACCCCTGGACGGTGTGTTTGCGGCAGGTGACCTGATGGCGGCGGGAGTACTACGGGCGCTGCACGCACGAGGGATAAAAATTCCTGACCAAGTCGCAGTAGTTGGATTCGACGATGCTGCCATTGCCCCACTTCTATATCCACGCCTAACGAGCATACGGCAGCCCGCCTATGCAATGGGTGCTTCTGCGGCTGAACTCAGTCTGAATTTGATGTCTGGTAGACATAACGCCCCAATCATTTTCCCACCTGAACTAGTAGCCCGAGAATCGACTGGACCTCCACAGGCCTCATTTTAGTTAAATTCCACTAATTTTGGAGAAATTAGTAGGAGTTTAATTTCAACTCGCGGTATGGTGTCAAATAACGGCCGGTATAGCAAACAGAGGTACTTGCTTATTTCAAGAGGAGTCAACTATGAATGCGAACGGTAACAGCAGCAAGTTCAGCGGGATTGTCCGGGTTTCTTTACTGCTCACGGCGGCGCTTGGGGGCGCGGCCCTGGTCGGAACCGCGTCTGCCCAGAGCCCCAAAACCACCTTCACAGTCGTGCGAAGTGACCAGTGGGGCGCACAGAACCTTAACCCGTTCTCGCCAAGCAGTCAGCACCTGCTGCCCACCAACTCGGCCATCTACGAAACGCTGTTCTTCGTCAACAGTCTGAACGGCAAGGTGGTGCCGGTGCTGGGCACCAAATACGCCTGGAGCAAGGACAGCAAGACCCTGACCGTCACCACCCGCAGCGGCGTGAAGTGGACGGACGGACAGGCGTTCAATGCGTCGGACGCGGCGTTTACCTTCAATTACCTCAAGCAGTACCCGGCGCTCGATACTCAAGGTCTGTGGAAGAGCGGCCTCACCAGCGTCACCGCGCCCAACCCAACCACGCTGGTCTTCAGCTTCGGCGCCCCCAACACGCCCGTGTTCCAGTACATCTCCAACACGCCCATCGTGCCGCAGCACCTGTGGAAGGATGTCAAAGACCCGACGACCTTCACCAATCCCAAGCCTGTCGCCACCGGGCCGTTTATCTTCGACAGTTCCAGCCAGCAGGCGATCCGGGTGCTCAAAAACCCGAATTACTGGATGAAGGGACAGCCGTATGTGGACGCGGTGGTATGGGTTAGCACCAGCAGCAACGACGCCGCGCTGCTCAAGCTGCTGAGCGGCGACGTGGATTACGGCTACGTGGGCATTTCCGACCCCAAGGGCTACGCCGCCAGGGGGCCGAACAACACCTACTGGTGGCCCACCAACAACATCAATTTCCTGTACTTCAACACCGTCAAGGCTCCGTTCAACGATCCGGCCTTCCGGCGGGCGGTGGCGCAGGCGATCAACACCAAAGACGTGGCGCTGAAAGCCTACGCGGGCGCTGTGCCAGCCGCCAGCGTCAGTTCGATCTTCCCCACCCAGCAGGCCGACTGGCTGCCTGCCAGTGCCAAGGCGTCGCTGCCGACCTTCGACCCCGCCGCTGCCGACGCCGCACTGACCGCCGCCGGATACAAGAAGAACGCGCAGGGTGTGCGCCTGGGCAAAGACGGCTCTCCGCTGCCAACCTATAAGATCCTGGTGGGCGCGGGCTGGACCGACTACATCACGATGGCGCAGGTGGTGGGCGACAACCTGAAGAAAGTCGGCATCAACACCAGCATCGATCAGCAGGCGTGGGGCAGCTATTCCGGCGGCCTCCAGACCGGCAGCTACGACATGGGCATCAGCTGGGGATGGGGCAACGGCTCCAGCCCGTACTACACCTTCAACGCCGCCTTCAGCCCCGATTTCAGCGCTCCGGTGGGCAAGACTGCGCCCAGCAACCTGTCGCGCTACACCAATCCGGCGATCACGTCAGCGCTCAAGGCCTTCAGCAACACCAGCGACGCCGCCATCCAGAAAAAGGCCATGAGCACCATCATCACCACCGTGCTCAAAGACATGCCCTGGGTACCGCTGACCGACCGCGTGCAGTTTGCCCTGTTCAACACCAGCCGCTTTACCGGGTTCCCGAGCGCCGCTAACCCGTACAACGACGCCTCGCCAGATGACTCCAGCGGCGCACGACTGATGTACCTGAACGTCAAGCCCAAGTAAGGGTCTAGGAAGTAGGGGTTATTAACAGAAGGGGGCTAGCGCTGTAGCCGTTTGCCTCCGTCTTCAGACGTAATGGCACATCTGTTAGCTCCTACCTGTGAGAGAAAGGGTGCTCCTGGAAATCGGAAGGGATGAGCTGAGCGCTGGCTCATCCTTATTTTCCCAATTGCCAAAACCTTATTTCTGACTCGTCCTCACTCCCCGGAGGTGAACATGCCGTACCTGCTCCGAAAAATCGTGATTCTGCTGTTCACGCTGTGGGTGGCCGCCACACTGAATTTCGTGCTGCCGCGCCTGGTGCCGGGCGATCCGGTCAGCGTCATGCTGGCAAAGTACCAGGGCCGCCTCGACCCCTCGGCGGTCGATGCGCTCAAGATCGCGTATGGCCTGAACGATCTGGGCAGTCCCATTTCGCAGTACTTCAGTTACCTGGGTCGCCTGCTGCACGGCGATTTCGGGCGCTCGATCAGCCTGTTTCCCACCCCTGTGCTTGAGGTGATCAGGATGGCGCTGCCGTACACGCTCGGTCTGGTCGGCATCACCACCATCCTGTCGTTCATCATCGGCAGTGCGCTGGGGCTGTACAGCGGCTGGCGGCGCGGACAGGCCGGGGCCGACGCCCTCACGCCCGTGTCGCTGTTTCTGAACAGCATGCCCTACTTCTGGTTCGCCCTGCTGATGCTGTACATCTTCGCCTTCCAGCTCAAGTGGTTTCCGCTGAGCGGCGCACTCGACCCCTTTCCCGGCGACGCCTTCAGCGCCGGGTGGTGGTCGTCGCTGCTGCGGCACGCCGTCCTGCCCGCTTTCACCATCCTGGTCACGTCGGTGGGCGGCTGGCTGATTACCATGCGGAACAACGTGGTGAGTGTGTCGAGCGAGGATTATCTGGCGTTTGCCCGCGCCAAAGGTCTGACCGAGCGCCGGATTCTCAGCCGCTACGTGTTCAGAAACGCGCTGTTGCCGAGCTTTACCAGTTTCGGCATGGCACTGGGCTTCGTGGTCGGCGGAGCATTTCTGACCGAGATCGTTTTTTCCTATCCGGGGCTGGGGTTTTACCTGTATCAGGCGGTGGTGGGGCTGGATTACCCGCTGATGCAGGCGATCTTCTTCATCATCGCCCTGACGGTGCTGCTCGCCAACTTCGCGGTTGACCTGCTGAATGTGCTGCTCGATCCACGTATCCGCGAGAGCCGCGCATGAGTGGCGTTCAGCGTCTGTTCAGTCAGCCGCGCACCATCATCGGGGCAGGCTTCCTGCTGATTCTGCTGCTGATGGGGCTGTTTGCGCCCCTTCTCACGCCGTATAACCCGAATTCGCTGGAATTTGACGCCTTCATGCCGCTGTCGAGCAAACATCTGCTGGGTACCACCGCCATCGGGCAGGACATCTTCGCGCAGCTGCTGTACGGTGCACGGCTCACGCTGCTGGTCGGCTCGGTGGCCGGGCTGATCGCCACCGCGCTGAGTGTGGCCCTGGGCCTGAGCGCCGCGTACCTGGGCGGCTGGGTCGATGAAGTCATCAACGCGCTCATCAACGTCTTTCTGGTGCTGCCGGGGCTGCCGCTGGTCATCATCGCCAGCGCGTTTCTGCGCGGCGGGGGCGTGTGGCCGGTCATCGTGGTCATCAGTTTTACCGGCTGGGCCTGGGGCGCTCGGGTACTGCGCTCACAGGCGCTGGCACTGCGCGAACGCGATTTCGTGCAGGCGGCGGTGGCGTCGGGCGAGGGGCCGGGGCGCATCATCTTCATGGAAATTCTGCCCAACATGGCGGGCCTGATCGCCGCCAACTTCTTCGGCGCGGCGCTCTATGGGGTGCTGAGTGAAGCGGGCCTATCGTTCATCGGCGTGGGCGACGTGTCGCTGGTAACGTGGGGCACCATGCTGTACTGGGCGCAGGCCAAGGGTGCGCTGCTTCAGGGTGCGTGGTGGTGGGTGGCGATGCCTGGTCTGGGAATCGCACTGCTGGGAACGTCGTTCGCGCTGCTGAACTTTGCCATCGACGAACTCGGCAATCCACGCCTCAGCCGGGGTGGAAAGAAGATGCCGCGCCCGGCCAAGACCGCGTTCAGCACGCCTGCTCCCAGCGAAGCGCTGCTGTCGATTCAGCATCTGGATGTGGGCTATGTGACCAGAAACGGCACCGTGCGAGCCGTTCGCAACGTCTCGCTCGACGTGGCTCCCGGTGAATTCCTGGGGCTGGCGGGCGAGTCGGGCTGCGGAAAAAGCACGCTGGCCTTTGCCGCCACCCGCCTGCTCGATCCG
The Deinococcus ruber DNA segment above includes these coding regions:
- a CDS encoding SDH family Clp fold serine proteinase, which codes for MDSIVNLISDIEQAENINLILYICNDHSSKRIDGSDYFNLYNCLKSNEFDSKRETFLVIHTYGGNISATVRFIETLQEYFQRFNVFVPYKAMSSGTLICLASSRLLLGRLAELGPLDPQISSESIQTNVPSIISSADIKSYINMSREWFGVNPDQSIEILNQIVTHIFPTTLSYFYRAEKYILGKIVEYLQINNVDMTIDRAFEIANSLVNGYHTHNHAITRTEALKIGLDIEYPNDKLERTLTELVDLVQGFMRKAMTNESMGFIDSVIGTSSILVCNTH
- a CDS encoding MvdC/MvdD family ATP grasp protein — translated: MKNKSIVVYTSQFDLTADIIISRIQLCGHDVTRINTEDLALNTQIEAQYDENKFEFSISNNINLRNIVSNQITSVWWRKPNEIHHPAHFSEDEKKFANREFNSLMHGLWSTLDCYWVDHPLRMRAADYKVEQLERARKFGFNIPDTVITANPSKAREFLRSHRNEIIYKTLSNPLVQTGEYNEEKVLTKDHLVAKTTLITCNNEDVLDSVSFVPCLLQELIHKKYELRITVIGDEVFAAEIHSQEREETKLDWRDYSVTIPYKKASLSEDFEARCLNFVKSYGLNYSALDFIVTPDDTYIFLENNPGGQFLFIEERVPELLMADAMTRCLIEGKTPSNGSRKI
- a CDS encoding IS4 family transposase translates to MKTRQSRPPHDPLQTAIPLLRRGNPWFAFPLDARRLTVLSALVLSMIQARSVVLFTLKNHVALSGSRATRSQCLLRFVRFQRPDGLFARVALSCLPPGDLDLILDRTNWKLGTRDVNILLLSAVWNGFSLPLMWSLLPHGGASSQVIREALMERFLKACPNRRISGLLADREFIGTAWFTYLQRLDIDPCIRLTATTVVGTGKMPVWACFKQMQPGAVRFWHHARKVYGVSLLVAATCNPAGEVLYLAYRGQAGKNLARDARRWQAENLHAALKTRGFHLEDTGLTQAERVSTLLTAVSITFIWACLTGEIQATEHTVRRKKHGHLQVSVFRLGLDHLQDLLAHPSRSSWSTLEALIACFE
- a CDS encoding LacI family DNA-binding transcriptional regulator, whose protein sequence is MTTLVLVPTPICNVYTVPAFRYLMDGDGSEVIPLCHFTGDRAVTDTEASSTKAGSRNAGIREVARQAGVSIATVSRVFNNAEVVNSETRERIVALASSLGYEPSALGRNLVRGRSYLIGLIVPNVSFPLYGAMIHGIEDVLGRHGMSVLLASSHDAAATEVRAAQNILRHAVDGGIVINSIVGDALPTQRQLGWVHVTPEPAGLPCRVELDNEEGGRLAALELLRTGRQHFAYVGAKGRESADRERGFALTLRKMGFDYRRFEGDYSEESGMRASAELLAGPLDGVFAAGDLMAAGVLRALHARGIKIPDQVAVVGFDDAAIAPLLYPRLTSIRQPAYAMGASAAELSLNLMSGRHNAPIIFPPELVARESTGPPQASF
- a CDS encoding ABC transporter substrate-binding protein; protein product: MNANGNSSKFSGIVRVSLLLTAALGGAALVGTASAQSPKTTFTVVRSDQWGAQNLNPFSPSSQHLLPTNSAIYETLFFVNSLNGKVVPVLGTKYAWSKDSKTLTVTTRSGVKWTDGQAFNASDAAFTFNYLKQYPALDTQGLWKSGLTSVTAPNPTTLVFSFGAPNTPVFQYISNTPIVPQHLWKDVKDPTTFTNPKPVATGPFIFDSSSQQAIRVLKNPNYWMKGQPYVDAVVWVSTSSNDAALLKLLSGDVDYGYVGISDPKGYAARGPNNTYWWPTNNINFLYFNTVKAPFNDPAFRRAVAQAINTKDVALKAYAGAVPAASVSSIFPTQQADWLPASAKASLPTFDPAAADAALTAAGYKKNAQGVRLGKDGSPLPTYKILVGAGWTDYITMAQVVGDNLKKVGINTSIDQQAWGSYSGGLQTGSYDMGISWGWGNGSSPYYTFNAAFSPDFSAPVGKTAPSNLSRYTNPAITSALKAFSNTSDAAIQKKAMSTIITTVLKDMPWVPLTDRVQFALFNTSRFTGFPSAANPYNDASPDDSSGARLMYLNVKPK
- a CDS encoding ABC transporter permease, whose protein sequence is MPYLLRKIVILLFTLWVAATLNFVLPRLVPGDPVSVMLAKYQGRLDPSAVDALKIAYGLNDLGSPISQYFSYLGRLLHGDFGRSISLFPTPVLEVIRMALPYTLGLVGITTILSFIIGSALGLYSGWRRGQAGADALTPVSLFLNSMPYFWFALLMLYIFAFQLKWFPLSGALDPFPGDAFSAGWWSSLLRHAVLPAFTILVTSVGGWLITMRNNVVSVSSEDYLAFARAKGLTERRILSRYVFRNALLPSFTSFGMALGFVVGGAFLTEIVFSYPGLGFYLYQAVVGLDYPLMQAIFFIIALTVLLANFAVDLLNVLLDPRIRESRA
- a CDS encoding dipeptide/oligopeptide/nickel ABC transporter permease/ATP-binding protein, translated to MSGVQRLFSQPRTIIGAGFLLILLLMGLFAPLLTPYNPNSLEFDAFMPLSSKHLLGTTAIGQDIFAQLLYGARLTLLVGSVAGLIATALSVALGLSAAYLGGWVDEVINALINVFLVLPGLPLVIIASAFLRGGGVWPVIVVISFTGWAWGARVLRSQALALRERDFVQAAVASGEGPGRIIFMEILPNMAGLIAANFFGAALYGVLSEAGLSFIGVGDVSLVTWGTMLYWAQAKGALLQGAWWWVAMPGLGIALLGTSFALLNFAIDELGNPRLSRGGKKMPRPAKTAFSTPAPSEALLSIQHLDVGYVTRNGTVRAVRNVSLDVAPGEFLGLAGESGCGKSTLAFAATRLLDPPGAVLDGAVSLAGRDLLALTPEQLRQVRWKEFSLVFQASMNVLNPVLKIREQVYDAMQAHGITDKVKLDARARELFRLVGIREEYLDSYPHQLSGGMKQRVVIAIALALEPKLIVMDEPTTALDVVVQRQILQEISEVRRRLGISIVFITHDLSLLVEMSDRVAIMYAGEIVEQAPAHELYAQPAHPYTQQLMNAFPPMTGARERRSGIPGRPPALSETITGCPFFARCTKHMPGICDVKPLQTFELNAAHSVACFLYDPTVSPALKESAAHRVGAEEVNLESVVSLPHAN